A DNA window from Maribellus comscasis contains the following coding sequences:
- the modC gene encoding molybdenum ABC transporter ATP-binding protein, translating into MNPFLKFDIKLQRNGFLLDVGAEIENGITGVYGPSGHGKTSLLNSVAGLVKPDSGFIHINGNTVFNSEQKINLPTKDRKIGYVFQDVRLFPHLSVIRNLKFGINKRSSERINFEELTDILNIKSLLQKKPSECSGGEKQRIAIGRALLSGAQILIMDEPFSAVDVNLRNNIIPFLNTINKRFNIPMLIVSHDLPDLLSLTNHLLLLKDGKVQALGNFQDLILDEANIGIMKGAGLYNVFDLFVFAKLPNRDLVLLKSEKNDFQVQVLCQPFHGKIEIEQKKKVLIRPEDISISLQSIAQISLRNQIKGTIEKIFSKDGLSFCLVNAGEKVLVEITEASRQNMNLDVGTTVFCLFKSAALKIF; encoded by the coding sequence ATGAATCCGTTTTTGAAATTCGACATAAAATTGCAGCGGAATGGTTTTCTTTTAGATGTTGGAGCCGAAATTGAAAATGGAATTACCGGCGTTTACGGTCCGTCAGGACATGGAAAAACCAGTTTGTTAAATTCAGTTGCCGGATTGGTAAAACCTGATTCCGGATTTATTCATATAAACGGAAATACCGTTTTTAATTCAGAGCAAAAAATAAACCTCCCGACAAAAGACCGGAAAATTGGCTACGTTTTTCAGGATGTACGACTTTTTCCGCACTTATCGGTAATCCGGAATTTGAAATTCGGGATCAATAAAAGGAGTTCAGAAAGAATAAATTTTGAAGAACTCACTGATATATTAAATATAAAATCGCTGCTTCAGAAGAAACCTTCAGAATGTTCAGGCGGCGAAAAACAACGCATTGCTATTGGCCGGGCTTTGTTAAGTGGCGCCCAAATATTAATTATGGACGAGCCCTTTTCTGCGGTAGATGTTAATTTGCGTAATAATATTATTCCTTTTCTGAACACAATTAACAAACGATTTAATATTCCGATGTTAATTGTTAGTCACGATTTACCCGATTTACTGAGTTTAACCAACCATCTTTTATTATTAAAGGATGGAAAAGTTCAGGCGCTTGGGAATTTTCAGGATTTAATTCTTGATGAGGCCAATATTGGAATAATGAAAGGCGCCGGTTTATACAATGTATTCGATTTATTTGTTTTTGCAAAGTTGCCTAACCGCGACCTCGTTTTACTAAAAAGTGAGAAAAATGATTTCCAGGTTCAGGTTTTATGCCAGCCGTTTCATGGAAAAATTGAGATCGAACAAAAAAAGAAAGTACTAATTCGCCCGGAAGATATCTCTATTTCTTTGCAGTCGATCGCCCAAATTTCGCTTCGTAACCAAATAAAAGGAACCATTGAGAAGATTTTTTCAAAGGATGGTTTGTCGTTTTGTTTGGTAAATGCGGGCGAAAAAGTGTTGGTGGAGATCACTGAAGCATCAAGACAAAATATGAATCTCGACGTCGGTACAACGGTGTTTTGCCTTTTTAAATCTGCTGCATTAAAAATTTTCTAG
- a CDS encoding putative porin, whose amino-acid sequence MRKQINKYLLFVIIAFLPVLVFSQRPSELMNDEESQPGKPQKEIKPEIKLWQLSGYGAFQDSSKLDTMLKDFRLYHPVYKNSITATYLGNYGLPYLDNNFFERKPGIDFFFLRTREAYLLTPSKLKYYNTRTPYTVLDYSQSENKSRKSEARFNVLHTQNVNPYLNLTFRYDQARSDGQYNYQDSKNNLVSLYSNYNKDELKIHAGFIANSIQNSENGGLEADSLLLSDRETEYLNVNLNSTRSKFTNTYFFATGEYRFGRHIKVDTIPASEEPFPEDEEGAAPVPPSEIFKPIVGLMYSVEYQRHYKQFTDEEDTTNTFFPNTYFGDDYVKDSIRFNKISNVFQIKQYENPDRKTSFGKRAFIGQEFVKVTHPGPIPDVYNRPQVSKYSNVYLGGGIFRQTGNFWQWNAEGKFYVVGRNIGQTEISGIISKPLRLFNDSLAAFKVRGAIENTVPDYFQEEFYSNHSKWDNNLDMEQSMTIEGSFEMPKRRLKLGANYALINNYIYNDTLGIPAQTNEELLVVAAYIDKDFSARNLHLRTRLLYQKVSNEKYIHLPDFSAFVSAYYQFVISKVLYTQLGVDTRYYTSFYSDAYDPSTGLFYLQNEKKTGNFPYIDAYATLRLKRTRFFFKMINIGTSFIEREYFTTPHYPMNRMTFRFGVAWSFYD is encoded by the coding sequence ATGAGAAAACAGATAAATAAATATCTTCTTTTTGTCATAATTGCTTTTTTACCTGTGCTTGTGTTTTCACAGCGGCCCAGCGAATTAATGAATGATGAAGAAAGTCAGCCAGGTAAACCACAAAAAGAAATTAAACCTGAAATAAAATTATGGCAGCTTTCCGGTTATGGAGCTTTTCAGGATTCAAGCAAGTTAGATACAATGCTGAAAGATTTTCGTTTGTATCATCCGGTATACAAAAATTCTATAACAGCAACTTATCTCGGAAATTATGGTCTGCCCTATTTGGATAATAATTTTTTTGAACGAAAACCGGGTATCGACTTTTTTTTCCTGCGTACCAGGGAAGCTTATCTTTTAACACCATCAAAACTAAAATATTATAATACCCGCACTCCTTATACTGTTTTGGATTATAGTCAGAGCGAAAATAAAAGCCGGAAAAGTGAAGCAAGATTTAACGTACTTCACACTCAGAATGTGAATCCATATTTAAATCTCACATTCCGTTATGACCAGGCACGTTCTGATGGTCAATATAACTATCAGGATAGCAAAAATAATTTGGTGTCGCTGTACTCGAACTATAACAAAGATGAATTAAAAATACACGCGGGATTTATAGCTAACAGTATTCAAAACAGTGAGAATGGAGGATTGGAGGCTGACAGTTTATTGCTGAGTGACAGAGAAACAGAGTATTTGAATGTTAACTTAAACAGCACCCGGTCGAAGTTTACCAACACGTATTTTTTTGCAACGGGAGAATATCGGTTTGGGAGGCATATAAAAGTAGATACGATTCCTGCATCGGAAGAACCTTTTCCTGAAGACGAAGAGGGGGCAGCTCCTGTGCCTCCTTCAGAAATTTTTAAGCCTATTGTAGGCTTGATGTATTCAGTTGAATACCAACGCCACTATAAACAGTTTACTGATGAAGAAGATACAACAAATACCTTTTTCCCAAATACTTATTTTGGTGATGATTATGTGAAAGATTCTATTCGGTTCAATAAGATTTCAAATGTCTTTCAAATAAAGCAGTACGAAAACCCGGACAGGAAAACGAGTTTTGGGAAACGGGCATTTATTGGGCAGGAATTTGTTAAGGTTACACATCCGGGACCAATTCCTGACGTCTATAATCGACCGCAGGTTAGCAAATATTCTAATGTATATCTCGGGGGAGGTATTTTTAGGCAAACAGGCAATTTTTGGCAATGGAATGCCGAAGGAAAATTTTATGTGGTTGGCAGGAATATCGGACAAACTGAAATATCAGGAATAATTTCAAAACCATTAAGGCTTTTTAATGATTCTCTGGCAGCATTCAAAGTTAGGGGAGCAATTGAGAATACGGTGCCGGACTATTTTCAGGAAGAGTTCTATTCAAACCATTCAAAATGGGATAATAACCTGGATATGGAACAAAGTATGACCATAGAAGGTAGTTTTGAAATGCCAAAACGCAGACTGAAACTTGGAGCCAACTATGCCCTCATAAACAACTATATTTATAATGACACCCTTGGGATTCCTGCACAAACAAATGAAGAATTACTTGTAGTTGCTGCCTATATTGATAAAGATTTTAGTGCACGTAATTTGCATCTCAGAACCCGCTTGCTTTACCAAAAAGTATCAAATGAGAAGTACATTCATCTTCCCGATTTTTCTGCTTTTGTTTCAGCTTATTATCAGTTTGTTATTTCTAAAGTATTATACACGCAGTTGGGGGTTGATACCCGGTATTATACTTCATTTTATTCCGATGCCTACGATCCTTCAACGGGGTTGTTTTACCTTCAGAATGAAAAAAAGACAGGAAATTTTCCGTATATTGATGCCTACGCCACTTTAAGGCTGAAAAGAACCCGTTTTTTCTTTAAAATGATTAATATAGGGACCAGTTTTATTGAAAGGGAGTATTTTACTACCCCGCATTACCCGATGAATCGAATGACGTTCAGATTTGGAGTTGCCTGGTCTTTTTATGATTGA
- a CDS encoding transglycosylase SLT domain-containing protein, with protein sequence MLVCFLCLFSCNHTSREKKKKETVQSESNDLERIRNTGTLRAVVDYNSTNYFVYRGKPMGFKYELLKQLTSDLGVNLEIVVSNNLAETFDGLQNKRFDLIAKNLTVTKQRNSLVDFTVPLEQTRQVLVQRSRENQLDSVYVNSTLELAGKKIHVQKNTSYYRRMVNLSEEIGEDIYIVQDTVYGVEQLIALVAEGEINYTVCDENIALLNKMYYPNLDVSLKVSFPQNIAWAVRKDSKEWKEYLDNWISKFKTSRKYHVLYHKYFESPRTAERLESDFHSISGGNISKYDNYIKELSEEYGCDWRLIASVAYHESRFNAQAESWAGAYGLMQIMPSTARSLGVENFERPKQNIRAGILLLDWLDEQLSESVRDSTERIKFVLASYNVGLGHVKDAQRLARKYKKNSEIWDDNVDFYLRNKSAEKYYKDPVVRWGYCRGEEAYLYVSKVLNNYQHYLNVIPE encoded by the coding sequence TTGTTGGTTTGTTTTCTCTGTTTATTCTCCTGTAACCATACGAGCAGGGAAAAGAAAAAGAAGGAAACTGTCCAGTCGGAGTCAAACGATCTGGAGCGGATACGTAATACCGGAACATTACGCGCAGTTGTCGATTATAACTCAACAAATTATTTTGTATACAGGGGAAAACCAATGGGGTTTAAATATGAATTGTTAAAACAATTAACCAGTGACCTGGGAGTGAACCTTGAGATAGTTGTAAGCAATAATTTGGCTGAAACGTTTGATGGCCTTCAAAATAAACGATTCGATTTAATCGCTAAAAATTTAACCGTAACAAAACAACGAAATTCTTTGGTTGATTTTACAGTCCCTTTGGAACAAACCCGACAGGTTTTAGTGCAGCGGAGTCGTGAAAATCAATTGGATTCGGTATATGTGAATTCAACTCTTGAACTTGCCGGAAAAAAAATCCATGTTCAGAAAAATACCTCTTATTACCGGAGAATGGTAAATCTTTCGGAAGAAATAGGCGAAGATATTTACATTGTTCAGGATACGGTTTACGGGGTGGAACAATTGATTGCTTTGGTTGCTGAAGGTGAAATTAATTATACCGTTTGCGATGAGAATATTGCATTGCTGAATAAAATGTACTATCCTAATCTTGACGTTTCTTTAAAAGTAAGTTTTCCGCAAAATATTGCCTGGGCTGTAAGAAAGGACTCAAAGGAGTGGAAAGAATATCTAGATAACTGGATTTCGAAGTTTAAAACGTCAAGGAAATACCACGTTTTATACCACAAATATTTTGAAAGTCCACGAACTGCCGAGCGGTTGGAGAGTGATTTTCACAGTATTTCGGGTGGAAATATTTCAAAGTACGATAATTATATTAAAGAATTATCAGAAGAATACGGTTGTGACTGGCGTTTAATAGCATCAGTTGCTTATCATGAATCACGCTTTAATGCGCAGGCTGAGTCATGGGCAGGAGCTTACGGGTTAATGCAAATCATGCCTTCTACAGCACGTTCGCTGGGAGTTGAGAATTTTGAACGACCGAAACAAAATATCAGGGCGGGTATTCTTTTACTCGACTGGCTGGATGAACAACTAAGCGAATCGGTAAGGGATTCAACAGAGAGGATAAAATTTGTACTTGCGTCGTATAATGTGGGCTTGGGGCATGTAAAAGATGCACAAAGACTTGCCCGGAAGTATAAAAAAAACAGCGAGATATGGGACGACAATGTTGATTTTTATCTTCGAAACAAATCAGCGGAAAAATACTACAAAGATCCTGTTGTTCGTTGGGGATACTGCCGAGGGGAAGAAGCTTACTTATACGTTTCCAAAGTGCTGAACAACTACCAACATTACCTGAATGTTATTCCTGAATAA
- a CDS encoding NUDIX hydrolase gives MAFQNEIKKALQITLPGEASHKKMLPPSRKLLAAPEKRHKLKHSSVLLALYVENSNLYGCLIKRPKHMKHHAGQIALPGGRIEKGENAVETALRETYEEIGVHKNQIEILGVLSELYVEVSGFLIQPIVGWLNKKPTFSINKDEVEKMVLFPILKYKNHFEKTSIKTNIGVLEVPCIKFDGEIIWGATAMILSEFYDLMGDLSFIQE, from the coding sequence ATGGCATTTCAAAACGAAATAAAAAAAGCACTTCAAATTACACTTCCCGGTGAGGCATCGCATAAAAAAATGCTTCCCCCGAGCCGCAAACTGCTCGCTGCACCCGAAAAAAGACACAAGCTGAAACACAGCAGTGTTTTACTGGCTTTATATGTTGAAAACAGCAATTTATACGGGTGCCTGATAAAAAGACCAAAACACATGAAACACCACGCCGGTCAGATTGCACTGCCGGGAGGCCGAATTGAGAAAGGTGAAAATGCAGTTGAAACCGCCCTGCGCGAAACCTACGAAGAAATAGGAGTTCACAAAAATCAGATTGAAATACTCGGAGTGCTTTCGGAGTTATACGTTGAAGTGAGCGGCTTCCTTATTCAACCAATTGTTGGCTGGCTAAATAAAAAACCAACCTTTAGCATTAACAAAGATGAAGTGGAAAAGATGGTTTTGTTCCCGATTTTGAAATATAAAAATCATTTTGAAAAGACGAGCATTAAAACCAACATAGGAGTTCTTGAAGTTCCCTGCATAAAATTTGACGGTGAAATTATTTGGGGGGCCACTGCTATGATTTTATCTGAATTTTATGATTTAATGGGCGATTTATCTTTTATTCAGGAATAA
- a CDS encoding two-component regulator propeller domain-containing protein, which translates to MMILFSTKTKINIVFQVVLLTIVCCFPVNADEGHTGEQYKFMHIDINDGLSNNQVRAILRDSRGFMWFGTDRGLNRFDGTNFKIYLNNLYDSTSIPFNSIDFLFEDIDQNIWIRSLQNFVIYDPKSESFKRAGNYYKNTSIPLNTLQNLFKDSAGNMWFVNRDFGLYKYSPKSEKTDSIPYPRNPGKAGNNNYLYGIDEDSQGNLWVISNSGVVQKIAPSNFQILEEFELDKWLTSEIYSFSLFVDSDDDVWICSPGSPNGVFHISSSANQIQNYTNSSYPIRLNNNLVSSVEEDENGKIWLATDHGGINIIDKEHQSVSYIVNNRDDRYSISQNSVTYLFKDSEEIIWAGTYKKGLSYYHSNLIRFGHVSHIPSDPNSLPYNDVNCFVEDGKGNLWIGTNGGGLIYFDRKNNSYKTFTYDPNNPESISNNVIVSLFIDRAGILWIGTYFGGLNRFDGKKFKTFRHDPSNPWSLADDRVWEIYEDSKQNLWIGTLNGGLDLFDREKTEFYHYNTEDINSVGSNFVVSIIEDSQNNLWLGTSDGLDRLDLGTKRFYHYTPEPGTHGKLSDKNAIDLLEDGRGFIWIATHQGLNVLDRNESRFRVLTEKDGLASSNIKTIQEDQQGNIWISTTNGISKISVVNTQQHPSLDDLNIKVNNYNILDGLQGKEFNEKAVYRTRSGELIFGGANGFNLFIPEKIKEQNTENKIILTEFKVFNQNVPVNVPFRNRIILEKSITEYDKITLRHNENVFSFEFAALNFFHPEKNSFEYRLTGFNDEWLPVDERLNDITFTNLNAGEYELEIRVTGDGDEWTEMRPPLTIEILPPFWKSIYAFVLYFVLFAALVLFSRRIMLERHRLKFEAEQEHREAERIQQLDALKTKFFTNVSHEFRTPLSLIISPIEKLISQTHDEKNRNHLILVQRNARRLLTMVNQLLDFRKMEVQKPEAKKNWGDMVKFIHEVSLSFEDLAQNKQIEFDFKSKIPAFFTFFDKDKTDKIITNLLSNAFKFTPEKGKVNLDIEIPDQNTESKTATVQITVKDTGIGIAPEQQTRIFDRFYQNDLPNSITNQGSGIGLSMVNEYVTILGGTVKVESIVGKGSTFTVQLPAQLFSKEEIDSYKNQVTESKKELSQSTLQEEEITHSHAKKTVLLVEDNPDFRFYLKDNLKKLYNIFEAENGEQGWELTESKLPDMVVSDIMMPVMDGLKLCTTIKTNRKTKHIPVILLTAKTETEPVVEGFESGADDYISKPFDFRILESRIENLINTREQLRLSYQSMIGINPEKIEVNSQDEKFIKKALQTVETYISESSFTVEDLSKELGMSRVSLYKKMVALTGKTPIEFIRIIRLKRAADLLQSSQLTVSEIAYHVGFNNPRYFSKYFEEFYGELPSGYITKHRLKNINISDDTRKKFS; encoded by the coding sequence ATGATGATTCTATTTTCAACAAAAACAAAAATAAATATTGTATTTCAGGTTGTTCTGCTTACTATCGTTTGCTGTTTTCCGGTTAATGCTGACGAAGGCCACACGGGAGAACAGTATAAGTTTATGCATATTGACATAAACGACGGACTTTCCAATAACCAGGTAAGAGCGATTCTGAGAGACAGCAGGGGTTTTATGTGGTTTGGAACCGACCGTGGATTAAACCGTTTTGACGGAACCAATTTTAAAATCTATCTGAACAATTTATACGACTCTACATCCATTCCTTTTAATAGTATTGATTTTCTTTTTGAAGACATTGATCAGAATATTTGGATTCGTTCTCTCCAGAACTTTGTTATTTATGATCCTAAAAGTGAATCGTTTAAAAGAGCCGGAAATTATTATAAAAATACATCAATTCCATTAAACACTTTACAAAATCTGTTTAAAGACAGCGCTGGCAATATGTGGTTTGTAAACAGAGACTTCGGGCTCTATAAGTATTCACCAAAAAGCGAAAAAACAGATTCAATTCCGTATCCGAGAAATCCCGGGAAGGCCGGAAATAATAATTATCTTTATGGCATTGATGAAGATTCGCAAGGAAATCTCTGGGTTATTTCAAACTCAGGAGTAGTTCAAAAGATTGCTCCAAGTAACTTTCAAATTCTTGAAGAATTCGAACTGGATAAATGGCTGACAAGTGAAATCTACAGTTTCAGTTTGTTTGTTGACAGCGATGACGATGTCTGGATTTGTTCCCCCGGTAGTCCGAATGGTGTTTTTCATATCAGTTCTTCGGCTAATCAAATTCAAAACTATACAAATTCCTCTTATCCCATTCGCTTAAATAATAACCTCGTTTCATCGGTTGAAGAGGACGAAAACGGGAAAATCTGGCTGGCGACAGATCATGGTGGTATTAACATTATTGATAAAGAACACCAATCGGTTTCTTATATTGTAAATAACCGTGATGATCGATACAGCATCAGTCAAAACAGCGTTACCTATCTCTTTAAAGATTCCGAAGAAATTATTTGGGCAGGAACATATAAAAAAGGACTAAGCTACTATCATAGTAACCTGATTCGGTTTGGACATGTTAGTCACATTCCCTCTGACCCAAACAGCCTGCCATACAACGACGTGAACTGTTTTGTAGAAGACGGTAAAGGAAATTTATGGATTGGGACAAATGGTGGAGGTCTCATATATTTTGACCGGAAAAACAATTCATACAAAACATTCACATACGATCCCAATAATCCGGAAAGTATTAGCAACAATGTTATCGTTTCGCTTTTTATCGATCGGGCCGGAATACTGTGGATAGGAACGTACTTTGGCGGGCTCAACCGTTTTGACGGGAAAAAGTTCAAAACATTCAGGCACGATCCTTCAAATCCGTGGTCGTTAGCTGATGATCGTGTTTGGGAAATTTACGAAGACTCAAAACAAAATCTATGGATTGGAACTTTAAACGGCGGCCTTGACTTATTCGACCGCGAAAAAACCGAATTCTATCATTATAATACAGAAGATATCAATTCAGTGGGATCCAATTTTGTTGTTTCTATAATTGAAGACTCGCAAAACAATCTTTGGCTTGGAACTTCCGATGGACTGGACAGACTTGACCTCGGGACAAAACGTTTTTATCATTATACTCCGGAGCCCGGAACACATGGAAAATTGAGTGATAAAAATGCAATTGACTTACTTGAAGACGGGCGTGGATTTATATGGATAGCCACACACCAGGGGCTAAACGTTTTAGATAGAAATGAATCGCGTTTCAGAGTTTTAACAGAAAAAGACGGACTGGCAAGTTCCAATATAAAAACCATTCAGGAAGATCAACAAGGCAATATCTGGATATCGACCACAAATGGTATCTCAAAAATCTCGGTAGTAAATACGCAGCAACATCCTTCTCTTGATGACCTGAATATAAAAGTGAACAATTACAACATTCTGGATGGACTTCAGGGAAAAGAGTTTAATGAAAAAGCTGTATACCGGACACGCTCAGGAGAACTTATTTTTGGCGGGGCCAATGGATTTAACCTGTTTATCCCGGAAAAAATAAAAGAACAAAATACCGAAAATAAAATTATTCTCACTGAATTTAAAGTTTTTAATCAAAATGTCCCTGTTAATGTACCATTTAGAAATCGTATAATTCTTGAAAAATCGATTACCGAATACGATAAAATTACGCTCCGGCACAACGAAAATGTTTTTTCTTTTGAATTTGCAGCACTAAACTTCTTTCACCCGGAAAAAAACAGTTTTGAATACCGGCTTACAGGTTTTAACGATGAATGGCTCCCGGTAGATGAACGCTTAAACGACATTACTTTTACCAACCTCAACGCAGGAGAATATGAGCTGGAAATCAGGGTAACAGGAGATGGAGATGAATGGACAGAAATGCGGCCTCCGTTAACAATTGAAATCCTTCCTCCTTTTTGGAAAAGCATTTATGCATTTGTTCTTTATTTTGTGCTTTTTGCAGCCCTGGTCCTTTTTTCGAGAAGAATAATGCTCGAACGTCACAGACTAAAATTTGAAGCAGAACAGGAACATCGGGAAGCGGAAAGAATACAGCAGTTGGATGCTTTAAAAACCAAATTCTTTACCAATGTAAGCCATGAATTCAGAACCCCGCTTTCGTTGATAATTTCCCCCATCGAGAAACTAATTTCCCAAACTCATGATGAAAAAAACAGAAATCACCTGATATTGGTCCAGCGAAATGCACGAAGATTGCTAACCATGGTAAATCAACTGCTGGATTTTAGGAAAATGGAAGTTCAGAAACCGGAAGCCAAAAAAAATTGGGGTGATATGGTTAAATTTATTCATGAGGTTAGTTTATCATTTGAAGATCTGGCTCAAAACAAACAAATTGAGTTCGACTTCAAATCCAAAATACCGGCGTTTTTTACTTTCTTTGATAAAGACAAAACCGATAAAATTATTACCAACCTTCTCTCAAACGCATTTAAATTCACTCCCGAAAAAGGCAAAGTAAATCTCGACATTGAAATACCGGACCAAAATACAGAATCGAAAACTGCTACCGTACAAATAACTGTAAAAGACACCGGAATAGGAATTGCCCCCGAACAGCAAACCCGTATTTTCGACCGTTTTTACCAAAACGATTTACCTAATTCGATAACAAACCAGGGCAGCGGAATAGGGCTTTCCATGGTGAACGAGTATGTTACTATTTTGGGAGGTACGGTAAAAGTTGAAAGTATTGTCGGTAAAGGAAGTACATTTACAGTTCAATTGCCGGCTCAATTATTTTCCAAAGAAGAAATTGATTCCTATAAAAATCAGGTTACAGAAAGTAAAAAAGAGCTCTCTCAAAGCACCTTACAGGAAGAGGAAATTACACATAGTCATGCAAAAAAAACAGTTCTACTTGTTGAAGACAACCCTGATTTTCGTTTTTATTTAAAAGATAACTTAAAAAAGCTGTATAATATTTTTGAGGCTGAAAATGGTGAGCAGGGATGGGAATTGACAGAAAGTAAGCTTCCCGACATGGTTGTAAGCGATATTATGATGCCGGTTATGGATGGGCTTAAGTTGTGTACCACAATTAAAACCAACCGCAAAACCAAACATATTCCGGTAATTCTGCTTACTGCCAAAACTGAAACAGAACCGGTAGTTGAAGGTTTTGAATCAGGTGCTGACGACTATATTTCAAAACCTTTTGATTTTCGGATTCTTGAATCGAGAATTGAAAATCTGATCAATACGCGCGAACAACTCCGCTTGTCCTACCAGTCGATGATTGGTATTAATCCTGAAAAAATTGAAGTCAATTCGCAGGACGAGAAATTTATAAAAAAGGCACTCCAAACAGTTGAAACATACATCTCAGAATCTTCTTTCACCGTTGAAGATTTGAGCAAAGAATTGGGGATGAGCCGGGTAAGTTTGTACAAAAAAATGGTGGCACTAACCGGTAAAACCCCAATCGAATTTATTCGTATAATCAGGTTAAAAAGAGCCGCTGATCTTTTGCAATCGAGCCAGCTGACAGTTTCAGAAATAGCCTATCATGTAGGTTTTAATAATCCGCGTTACTTTTCAAAATATTTTGAAGAATTTTATGGAGAACTTCCTTCCGGGTACATTACAAAACACCGTCTTAAAAATATCAACATCTCCGACGACACCAGGAAAAAGTTTAGTTGA